The following coding sequences are from one Vicia villosa cultivar HV-30 ecotype Madison, WI unplaced genomic scaffold, Vvil1.0 ctg.000556F_1_1, whole genome shotgun sequence window:
- the LOC131629318 gene encoding uncharacterized protein LOC131629318 translates to MVGRKDAAIAGALEAMAQLETRQRLEANGEEITWVVFHREFLRKYFLEDVRSKKEIEFLELRQGNKSVVEYAAKFGELAKLYLHYDGPTGESSKCIKFENELHPEIKKTISYQKIRVFADLVDSCQIYEEDNNAPYWVISDKRGKSQQGRGKPYDTPVGKGKQKAIEGKRTSGGDAHAGIVCFKCGKAGHNSNVATTDAKRCFCCGKFGHAAFECQHKEVVFFKCGEEGHIGSKCQKPKKEQASGKVFTLSRTQTTSEDALIRDTCFINSTPLITIMDIGVTIALSLVRFSTPEEEGVELLSARQLRLLMKEEVQALVASMSIENQAIIYELQVVREFPKVFPNEIPDVPPEREV, encoded by the exons ATGGTCGGGAGGAAAGATGCTGCAATTGCTGGTGCATTGGAGGCTATGGCTCAG TTGGAGACTCGTCAGAGGTTGGAGGCTAATGGTGAGGAGATCACTTGGGTTGTGTTCCATAGGGAGTTCTTGAGGAAGTACTTTCTTGAAGATGTTCGTAGCAAGAAGGAAATCGAGTTCCTTGAATTGAGACAAGGGAATAAGTCGGTTgttgagtatgctgctaagtttggagAGTTGGCTAAATTATATCTGCATTATGATGGACCAACTGGAGAAtcttcaaagtgcatcaagtttgagaacgaATTGCACCCGGAAATCAAGAAGACGATTAGTTATCAGAAGATTCGTGTCTTCGCCGATTTGGTTGATAGTTGTCAAATCTATGAGGAGGACAACAATGCTCCTTATTGGGTCATTAGTGATAAGCGAGGCAAGAGTCAACAAGGTCGTGGCAAGCCTTATGATACTCCAGTTGGAAAGGGTAAGCAGAAAGCTATTGAGGGaaagagaactagtgggggagatgctcatGCTGGTAttgtatgcttcaagtgtggtaaagCTGGTCATAATAGTAATGTGGCTACTACTGATGCGAAGAGGTGTTTCTGTTGTGGGAAGTTTGGACATGCAGCGTTTGAGTGCCAGCATAAGGAAGtggttttcttcaaatgtggtgaAGAGGGGCACATTGGAAGTAAGTGTCAGAAACCAAAGAAGGAACAAGCTAGTGGAAAGGTATTCACCTTGTCGagaactcagaccactagtgaaGATGCACTCATCAGAGatacatgtttcattaatagcactcctttaattactattatggATATTGGGGTTACCATTGCTTTATCTCTG GTGAGGTTCTCTACTCCTGAAGAAGAAGGTGTTGAATTATTGTCTGCTAGACAGTTGCGCCTATTAATGAAAGAAGAAGTGCAAGCGTTGGTTGCATCAATGTCTATTGAGAATCAAGCTATAATATATGAGTTGCAAGTGGTGCGAGAATTTCCTAAAGTTTTCCCtaatgaaattcctgatgtaccgccagagagggaagtTTAA
- the LOC131629319 gene encoding protein NRT1/ PTR FAMILY 4.2-like: MIKTINNTRLLTNYDTTIGQTDQPGSDTTNDPELSYIGSGEYTDFKGKTADRRKHGGKKAASFACVVEIMQSLIISCNGVTLVDYFLKSMHYSVSESSVMVTNFLGTAFLLSIIWGFISDSYITRFTVFVFSSGLELMGLVMLTYQAQNPNLQPQENKTPSYIQAVYLYIGLYCTAMGIGGARSTLAAHGADQLDQTNKSLISSYFSWYFFSLCAGNLLATSVMVSTEQKYGWSTSFMIMVFVSSLALCTFVSGFSFYRYKRPAGSPVNRIIQVLAASIKNAKVTTTESLNHDITEQLLPQEKSHDKFKFLNKALMDQNIGVAQVKETKTFIGLLSIFLTTIMVNCSVAQSLTFTVQQGNLMNRKIYGFTIPTQSLAIIPIIISLTFIIVFEQFKHMNKSKGITTNNKFYQPLFRMGIGLALISMSMFVASIMESKRLEEFKNENTLSVFWLMFQYILLGFSETLTMGGMLEFFYSEAPESMRSICTSLSWCSSSMGMFMSSVLVTLCNSISGRFGREWFGGKDLNHSRLDYFYALLGVINFFNFSLYVYFAKRY, translated from the exons atgatcaaaacaattaACAATACTCGATTGTTAACTAACTACGACACGACAATTGGCCAGAcagaccaaccaggctctgatactaCTAAT GATCCAGAACTTAGTTATATTGGAAGTGGTGAGTATACTGATTTCAAAGGCAAGACAGCAGATAGAAGAAAGCATGGTGGAAAAAAAGCTGCTTCCTTTGCATGTG TTGTAGAGATTATGCAGAGTTTGATCATCTCATGCAATGGAGTTACCTTAGTTGATTACTTTTTGAAGTCAATGCATTATTCAGTTTCTGAATCTTCAGTTATGGTTACCAACTTTTTGGGAACAGCTTTTCTGCTCAGCATTATTTGGGGATTTATCAGTGACTCTTACATAACAAGATTCACTGTATTTGTATTTTCTAGTGGCTTAGAACTTATG GGACTAGTCATGTTAACTTACCAagcacaaaaccctaatttgcagcCACAAGAGAATAAAACACCATCATACATTCAAGCTGTTTACCTTTACATTGGACTTTATTGTACTGCCATGGGAATTGGGGGAGCCAGGTCTACCTTGGCTGCTCATGGGGCTGATCAACTTGATCAAACCAACAAGAGTCTCATTTCCTCTTACTTTAGTTggtatttttttagtttatgcGCAGGAAATCTTTTGGCAACAAGTGTTATGGTTTCAACTGAACAAAAATATGGATGGAGTACAAGTTTTATGATAATGGTTTTTGTTTCAAGTTTAGCATTGTGCACTTTTGTGTCTGGTTTTTCATTTTATAGATATAAACGCCCTGCTGGAAGTCCGGTGAATCGAATCATTCAAGTACTTGCTGCTTCAATAAAAAATGCAAAGGTGACAACTACTGAAAGTTTGAATCATGACATCACAGAACAATTACTTCCTCAAGAGAAATCTCATGATAAATTCAA GTTTTTAAATAAAGCGTTGATGGATCAAAACATTGGAGTTGCTCAAGTTAAGGAAACAAAAACCTTTATAGGACTTCTCTCAATTTTTCTCACAACAATCATGGTAAATTGTAGCGTGGCGCAAAGCTTAACATTCACAGTACAACAAGGGAATCTTATGAATAGAAAGATATACGGTTTCACAATCCCTACACAATCTCTAGCAATTATTCCAATCATAATATCGCTTACATTCATAATCGTATTCGAACAATTCAAACACATGAACAAAAGTAAAGGCATAACAACCAACAATAAATTTTACCAACCACTTTTTAGGATGGGAATAGGATTAGCATTGATATCAATGTCAATGTTTGTGGCTTCTATCATGGAATCTAAAAGGCTCGAAGAATTCAAGAATGAGAATACACTTTCTGTCTTTTGGTTAATGTTCCAGTATATTTTATTAGGGTTCTCTGAAACACTTACAATGGGAGGAATGCTTGAATTTTTCTACTCAGAAGCACCTGAAAGTATGAGAAGTATTTGTACTTCATTGTCTTGGTGTTCAAGTTCTATGGGGATGTTTATGAGTTCTGTGTTGGTGACTCTATGTAATTCAATTAGTGGAAGATTCGGCAGGGAATGGTTTGGTGGAAAAGATTTAAATCATTCTAGGTTAGACTATTTTTATGCTCTTCTTGGtgttatcaatttttttaatttttccctTTATGTCTACTTTGCCAAGAGGTACTAA